The following coding sequences are from one Diadema setosum chromosome 9, eeDiaSeto1, whole genome shotgun sequence window:
- the LOC140233266 gene encoding craniofacial development protein 2-like gives MSTTRIPRSRNTEMMMRNRSIPDRSGPGIPTTAPRTGQGGGGKYATGEETKLKLQKKEEFTCGTWNVRTLNGDGKLEQMEYEMTKYKWNVLGIAEMRWTGSGEMLTEEGHKVWFSGKEKKHEEGVGFLVHKDTVKAVVECEPISSRMIRIQIAASPSNVAIIQVYAPTSNCKDEEIDAFYDTLGSTLRRIPKKDIKIIQRDWNAKIGTDSYEDWHGTVGKFAHGMTNDRGERLLEFCKLNNLTVANTLGDH, from the coding sequence ATGAGCACCACCAGGATCCCCCGCTCGAGAAACACTGAGATGATGATGAGAAACAGATCAATACCGGATCGGTCGGGGCCCGGGATACCAACGACCGCGCCTCGCACGGGCCAGGGTGGAGGTGGAAAGTATGCTACTGGTGAAGAAACAAAGCTGAAGCTACAGAAGAAAGAGGAGTTCACATGTGGGACGTGGAACGTCAGAACTCTCAATGGAGATGGGAAACTGGagcaaatggaatatgaaatgaCCAAATATAAGTGGAATGTCCTGGGCATCGCTGAAATGAGGTGGACCGGAAGCGGCGAGATGCTCACTGAAGAAGGACACAAAGTTTGGTTTAGCGGAAAGGAGAAGAAACATGAGGAAGGAGTGGGATTCCTTGTCCACAAAGATACAGTGAAAGCGGTTGTGGAATGTGAACCCATTTCAAGCCGAATGATTAGAATACAAATCGCAGCCTCTCCCAGTAATGTAGCCATCATTCAAGTCTATGCACCAACCTCCAATTGCAAAGATGAAGAAATTGATGCTTTCTACGATACTCTGGGCAGCACGCTCAGAAGAATCCCCAAGAAAGACATAAAGATCATCCAAAGAGATTGGAATGCGAAGATAGGGACTGACTCCTATGAGGACTGGCACGGTACTGTGGGAAAATTTGCTCACGGAATGACGAATGACAGAGGTGAGAGGCTACTAGAGTTCTGTAAATTGAATAATCTGACTGTGGCCAACACGCTTGGGGATCACTAG
- the LOC140233267 gene encoding uncharacterized protein, whose product MDDLKLFRKDEKQCDKLVQTVRLVSKDIGMDFGINKCATLVMKRGRRVKSAGISLPDGRILQSLEEGENYKYLGVLESDDVSSNTIKVSVTKEYFSRVKSVLKSHLNGGHVITALNTWAVAVLRYTGGVVEWTKAELAAMDRKTRKMLSMYKTHQMSAYVDRLYLPRKGGRGLVSASDCVEMEQISLNNYINSSEEKLLPAVLVESGNNVNVIDPLTFKSQKRTERSAKWREKQLHGQFCRETENISSNDTWLWLKKGELKKETEGLVIAAQEQALSTNALKAKIQKRDVDAACRICRERDETVQHIVCGCSKLAQKEYKRRHDKLAQVVHWELCRKHEIPCESKWYMHEPQKVSENGQVKILWDFDVQTDNVIQHRRPDIIVVERAQQMCTIIDVAVPEDSRVAEKEKEKIEKYQDLARELRRLWNMRTKVIPIVVGALGTTPQQLRRHLDDLDDGTNPEKSTGSLRFQDGT is encoded by the coding sequence ATGGACGACCTTAAGCTCTTTCGTAAAGACGAGAAGCAGTGCGACAAGCTAGTTCAAACGGTTCGTCTGGTCAGCAAAGACATCGGCATGGACTTCGGCATCAACAAGTGCGCTACCCTGGTTATGAAGAGAGGGAGACGAGTGAAGAGTGCAGGAATATCACTCCCTGATGGAAGAATACTACAGAGTTTGGAGGAAGGAGAGAATTACAAATACCTCGGAGTGTTGGAATCTGATGATGTCTCGAGCAATACTATCAAAGTGTCTGTGACGAAAGAGTACTTCTCACGtgtaaaaagtgtactaaaatCACACTTAAATGGCGGACACGTGATCACAGCTCTAAACACCTGGGCGGTAGCAGTTTTGAGATACACAGGAGGAGTGGTCGAATGGACGAAGGCGGAACTGGCTGCTATGGATCGGAAGACAAGAAAGATGCTCTCGATGTACAAAACCCACCAAATGAGTGCGTATGTCGACAGGTTGTACCTGCCAAGGAAAGGAGGCCGAGGGCTCGTGAGTGCATCAGATTGCGTCGAAATGGAGCAAATCAGCCTCAACAATTACATAAACAGCAGTGAGGAAAAACTGCTTCCAGCCGTTCTGGTTGAAAGTGGAAATAATGTAAACGTCATTGATCCACTTACTTTCAAGAGCCAGAAACGAACAGAAAGATCCGCAAAGTGGAGAGAAAAGCAGCTGCACGGGCAGTTTTGCAGAGAGACGGAGAACATCAGCAGTAATGACACATGGTTATGGCTGAAGAAAGGAGAACTGAAGAAGGAGACAGAAGGGCTGGTCATCGCTGCCCAAGAGCAAGCACTGTCAACAAATGCTCTGAAAGCCAAGATACAAAAGAGAGATGTGGATGCCGCATGCAGAATATGCCGAGAAAGAGACGAGACAGTGCAACATATCGTATGTGGCTGTAGTAAACTGGCGCAAAAGGAGTACAAAAGACGACATGACAAACTGGCACAAGTCGTTCACTGGGAGCTTtgcagaaaacatgaaataccaTGTGAGAGCAAATGGTATATGCACGAACCACAGAAAGTTTCTGAAAATGGTCAAGTTAAAATCCTGTGGGATTTCGATGTTCAAACTGACAATGTCATCCAGCACAGGCGTCCGGATATCATCGTCGTAGAAAGGGCTCAACAGATGTGCACAATCATCGATGTCGCGGTACCGGAAGACAGCAGAGTAgccgagaaggagaaggaaaagatagaGAAGTACCAAGACCTTGCCAGAGAGCTTCGCCGCCTGTGGAATATGAGAACGAAGGTGATCCCTATTGTCGTTGGAGCACTCGGAACAACGCCACAGCAGCTGCGACGGCACTTGGACGACTTGGACGACGGCACGAATCCTGAGAAAAGTACTGGAAGTCTAAGGTTCCAGGATGGAACTTGA